Proteins from a genomic interval of Rhodothermus marinus:
- a CDS encoding LytR C-terminal domain-containing protein: MTKKTRRGEKRRSRRLENLLLILLVGSVGVLLYALGVRLLAPRVDPVREANPAHLVGDIIQLEVRNGCGVDGVAARTTRYLRAHGFDVVEMGDYTSFDVPHSLVIDRVGDLEAARKVAAVLGIPEKRVRQQIQPDLFLDASVIIGKDYAQLAPFRE; encoded by the coding sequence ATGACGAAAAAGACGAGGCGCGGGGAAAAGAGGCGTTCCAGAAGGCTCGAAAATCTGCTGCTCATTCTTCTGGTCGGGAGCGTCGGGGTGCTGCTGTACGCGCTGGGCGTGCGCCTGCTGGCGCCACGTGTCGATCCGGTCCGGGAAGCCAATCCGGCCCATCTGGTGGGCGACATCATCCAGCTCGAGGTGCGCAACGGGTGCGGGGTGGACGGTGTAGCGGCGCGCACGACGCGCTATCTGCGGGCGCATGGCTTTGATGTCGTGGAAATGGGCGACTACACGTCTTTCGACGTGCCTCACTCGCTGGTGATCGATCGGGTGGGTGATCTGGAGGCCGCCCGCAAAGTGGCCGCCGTGCTGGGCATTCCCGAGAAACGGGTGCGTCAGCAGATTCAGCCGGATCTCTTTCTGGATGCCTCCGTCATAATTGGGAAAGATTATGCACAACTGGCACCGTTTCGAGAGTAA
- the tsaD gene encoding tRNA (adenosine(37)-N6)-threonylcarbamoyltransferase complex transferase subunit TsaD, giving the protein MITQARVILGIETSCDDTAAAVVVKGKLRSNVVASQQRTHLRYGGVVPELASRDHQRRIVPVVRQALQEAGLTPRDLDAIAVTYGPGLVGSLLVGLSFAKAFALGLGRPLIGVNHLEGHIYSVFIEPPSPPFPYLCLIVSGGHTQLMRVDEGFRHTLLGRTRDDAAGEAFDKVARLLGLGYPGGPEIDRLARQGDPNFVAFPRPRLEGYDFSFSGLKTAVRYYLDQFPEAERARLLAQHRADLCAAFQQAVVDVLIDALRRAIQDTGLRHVAIVGGVSANSALRAAAQALAEELDVRLYIPPLAYCMDNAAMIAITGYFKACAGLESPLTLAAVPALTV; this is encoded by the coding sequence GTGATCACGCAGGCTCGCGTCATTCTCGGCATCGAAACGTCGTGCGACGACACGGCCGCGGCCGTGGTCGTCAAGGGTAAGCTGCGCTCGAACGTGGTTGCTTCCCAGCAGCGCACGCACCTGCGCTACGGCGGCGTAGTGCCCGAACTGGCCTCGCGTGACCACCAGCGACGCATCGTTCCGGTCGTGCGCCAGGCGCTGCAGGAAGCCGGCCTGACGCCCCGCGACCTGGACGCCATCGCCGTCACCTATGGCCCGGGACTGGTCGGCTCGCTGCTGGTGGGCCTGAGCTTTGCCAAAGCCTTTGCGCTGGGACTGGGGCGTCCGCTCATCGGGGTCAACCACCTGGAAGGCCACATCTACTCGGTCTTCATCGAGCCGCCTTCGCCGCCGTTTCCCTACCTGTGCCTGATCGTCTCCGGCGGGCACACCCAGCTCATGCGCGTCGATGAAGGCTTCCGCCACACCCTGCTGGGACGCACGCGCGACGACGCGGCCGGCGAGGCCTTCGACAAGGTCGCCCGCCTGCTGGGACTGGGCTATCCGGGTGGACCGGAAATCGACCGGTTGGCCCGCCAGGGCGATCCGAACTTTGTGGCCTTCCCACGCCCGCGCCTGGAAGGCTACGACTTCTCGTTCAGTGGTCTGAAAACGGCCGTGCGCTACTACCTCGATCAGTTCCCGGAGGCCGAGCGGGCCCGTCTGCTCGCGCAGCATCGCGCCGATCTCTGCGCCGCGTTTCAGCAGGCCGTTGTCGATGTATTGATCGACGCCCTGCGGCGGGCCATTCAGGATACCGGTCTCCGGCACGTGGCCATCGTGGGCGGCGTCTCGGCCAACTCGGCGTTGCGTGCTGCCGCCCAGGCGCTGGCCGAGGAGCTGGACGTCCGGTTGTATATTCCACCGCTGGCCTACTGCATGGACAACGCGGCCATGATCGCCATCACCGGTTACTTCAAGGCATGCGCCGGGCTCGAAAGCCCGCTGACGCTGGCGGCCGTCCCGGCGCTGACCGTCTGA
- the pheA gene encoding chorismate mutase has protein sequence MSLEQLHSAIDHAQNHRPELPESPTEADMIPWRRRIDEIDRAILRLLNERARCANIIGYIKKKLGLPVYVPEREEEVLRNVLAANEGPLSNEAVRRLFERVIDETRALERQKYQDLPPEAE, from the coding sequence ATGTCGCTCGAACAGCTCCACAGCGCCATCGACCACGCCCAGAACCACCGTCCGGAGCTGCCGGAGTCGCCCACCGAGGCGGACATGATCCCCTGGCGTCGTCGCATCGACGAGATCGACCGGGCGATCCTACGCCTGCTCAACGAACGCGCCCGCTGCGCCAACATCATCGGCTACATCAAGAAGAAGCTGGGCCTGCCCGTCTACGTGCCCGAGCGCGAAGAGGAGGTGCTGCGCAACGTGCTGGCGGCCAACGAAGGGCCGCTCTCCAACGAAGCCGTCCGCCGTCTGTTCGAGCGCGTGATCGACGAAACGCGCGCGCTGGAACGCCAGAAATACCAGGATCTCCCCCCGGAAGCTGAATGA
- the mltG gene encoding endolytic transglycosylase MltG, with the protein MKRWIAGAVLVLLLLAGGLVWIALAPNTPPFEGTRGVKIPRAASFEQVVDSLQAAGILRHRASFVWLARLTGWHRQIKAGYYTFEAGASNYHLLSVLRRGLQTPVRVTIPPGSRAEVVAAVVCRTLACVPDSLLAALRDSSLAAELGTDTLHLFGRLLPDTYFFYWLTDPRTVIRRVHQHFLDFFTPERRARADSLGLSIDEVVTLASIVEWEAGPEERPRIAGVYLNRLRRGMPLQADPTVQYAVLQLEGQKRRLLFADYQIDHPYNTYRFRGLPPGPITNPSPDAIDAVLHAERHDYLYFVADGEGGHVFSRTFREHVRAANRYRRLMEQRRRQARDTTDGGADG; encoded by the coding sequence ATGAAGCGCTGGATTGCTGGAGCCGTACTGGTCCTGTTGCTGCTGGCCGGTGGATTGGTCTGGATCGCGCTGGCGCCCAACACCCCGCCGTTCGAAGGCACGCGCGGCGTGAAGATCCCCCGGGCGGCGAGCTTCGAGCAGGTGGTGGATTCGCTGCAGGCGGCGGGCATCCTGCGCCATCGCGCCTCGTTCGTCTGGCTGGCCCGCCTGACCGGATGGCACCGCCAGATCAAAGCGGGCTACTACACGTTCGAGGCCGGCGCGTCCAACTACCACCTACTCAGTGTCCTGCGCCGGGGCCTGCAGACGCCCGTCCGGGTGACCATCCCGCCGGGCTCACGGGCCGAGGTGGTGGCGGCCGTCGTCTGCCGGACGCTCGCCTGCGTGCCCGACTCCCTGCTGGCCGCGCTGCGCGACAGCAGCCTGGCCGCCGAACTGGGAACCGACACGCTGCACCTCTTCGGGCGCCTGCTGCCCGACACCTACTTCTTCTACTGGCTCACCGACCCACGCACGGTGATCCGGCGCGTACATCAGCACTTCCTCGACTTCTTCACACCCGAACGGCGCGCCCGCGCCGACAGCCTGGGGCTGTCCATCGACGAAGTCGTCACGCTGGCCTCCATCGTCGAATGGGAAGCCGGACCGGAAGAGCGTCCCCGCATTGCGGGGGTCTACCTGAACCGCCTGCGCCGGGGCATGCCGCTGCAGGCCGACCCGACCGTACAGTACGCCGTTCTTCAACTGGAAGGCCAGAAGCGCCGCCTGCTCTTTGCCGACTACCAGATCGACCATCCCTACAACACGTATCGCTTTCGCGGCCTGCCACCCGGCCCGATCACCAATCCTTCCCCCGACGCCATCGACGCCGTGCTGCATGCCGAACGGCACGACTACCTGTACTTCGTGGCCGATGGCGAAGGCGGACACGTCTTCAGCCGCACCTTCCGGGAGCACGTGCGCGCGGCCAACCGCTACCGCCGCCTCATGGAACAGCGCCGACGCCAGGCCCGCGACACTACCGACGGCGGGGCGGACGGGTAG
- a CDS encoding OmpP1/FadL family transporter, translating to MKYAVRSLSSGLCLLMLLVMQAHAQTVDDAWRFSQRLPGVGARLTAMSGASAAGLADYGALFSNPAGLGYYRASEVSGGLTWLNARDAATYHVPGNRFDWESELRATNLDHLVAVYKVPTVRGSLVLGMAYARVADFTRRLYFQGDNDANSITDSYLPYPDEYTVTSDGALQFNSDIPFIAYQAGAIEFLPSEYEAGRYPFYQAVAPGTTIRQTGEVTEEGGLHELSFGGAIEAAPDLFLGLSVGIVTGSYRFERQYEEDDFRNENTPDLYAVAVEGGFLYGFDYLLAQDYFESDLQGFSVRAGLSARLSPSWRLGVGVETPVFFSVQEDYGTELETFFDEGGSLRYGGQPGDAGTGSFDYEIRTPWRLRAGVAYQTRQLHVGLDLELVDWSQMRFDASTNRSFIQDLNRQVRDTMEPVVNTRLGLAYQMGGTTLYGGVAVFPDPHKSEIREAEADRRRVFGSLGVSIQLAESFRLNIGWAQEQFDDYYQPYGDVERPPYVREEVRRNRFVIGLTYTFQPPRARATRPPRRR from the coding sequence ATGAAGTACGCCGTTCGATCCCTTTCGAGTGGACTCTGCCTGCTGATGCTGCTGGTAATGCAGGCCCATGCGCAGACCGTGGATGACGCCTGGCGTTTTTCGCAGCGACTCCCGGGCGTCGGTGCACGCCTGACGGCCATGAGCGGCGCCAGCGCGGCCGGACTGGCCGACTATGGCGCGCTGTTCAGCAATCCGGCCGGGCTGGGCTACTACCGGGCCTCGGAAGTGTCCGGCGGATTGACCTGGCTGAATGCCCGTGATGCGGCCACCTACCATGTGCCCGGCAATCGCTTCGACTGGGAAAGCGAGCTACGCGCCACCAACCTGGATCACCTGGTGGCCGTCTACAAGGTGCCCACCGTGCGCGGGTCGCTCGTACTGGGTATGGCCTACGCCCGCGTGGCCGACTTCACCCGCCGCCTCTACTTCCAGGGCGACAACGACGCCAACTCGATCACCGACTCCTACCTTCCGTATCCGGACGAATACACGGTGACTTCGGACGGCGCGCTTCAGTTCAACAGCGACATTCCCTTCATCGCCTATCAGGCCGGGGCGATCGAATTTCTGCCTTCGGAATATGAAGCCGGACGCTATCCATTCTATCAGGCCGTGGCGCCCGGAACCACCATTCGGCAGACCGGCGAAGTGACCGAAGAGGGCGGGTTGCATGAGCTGAGCTTCGGCGGAGCCATCGAAGCAGCCCCCGACCTGTTTCTGGGGCTTTCGGTCGGGATCGTCACCGGCTCCTATCGCTTCGAGCGCCAGTACGAGGAGGACGATTTCCGCAACGAGAACACGCCGGACCTGTATGCCGTAGCGGTCGAAGGGGGATTTCTGTACGGATTTGACTACCTGCTTGCGCAGGATTATTTCGAGTCGGACCTGCAGGGCTTCAGCGTGCGGGCAGGGCTGTCGGCGCGGCTCTCGCCGAGCTGGCGGCTGGGTGTCGGCGTGGAAACGCCGGTCTTTTTCTCCGTGCAGGAAGACTACGGTACCGAACTGGAGACCTTCTTCGACGAAGGCGGCTCGCTTCGGTATGGCGGCCAGCCCGGCGATGCCGGCACGGGCTCATTCGACTACGAAATCCGCACGCCCTGGCGGCTTAGGGCGGGCGTTGCCTACCAGACCCGGCAACTCCACGTGGGACTGGACCTGGAGCTGGTCGACTGGTCGCAGATGCGCTTCGATGCGTCCACCAACCGCAGCTTCATCCAGGACCTGAACCGCCAGGTGCGGGACACGATGGAGCCGGTGGTCAATACCCGGCTGGGACTGGCCTACCAGATGGGCGGTACCACGCTCTACGGTGGTGTGGCCGTTTTTCCGGATCCCCATAAATCGGAAATCCGGGAGGCGGAGGCCGATCGCCGACGCGTTTTCGGTTCGCTGGGCGTTTCCATTCAACTGGCCGAGTCGTTTCGGCTGAACATCGGCTGGGCGCAGGAGCAGTTCGACGACTACTATCAGCCCTACGGCGACGTGGAGCGGCCGCCCTATGTGCGCGAAGAGGTGCGGCGGAATCGATTCGTGATCGGACTGACCTACACGTTCCAGCCGCCGCGTGCCCGGGCTACCCGTCCGCCCCGCCGTCGGTAG
- the proS gene encoding proline--tRNA ligase: protein MADVITPRSVDYAQWYVDVVRAAKLADYSPVRGCMIILPNGYALWENMRAVLDRMFKETGHENAYFPLFIPQSFLAKEAEHVEGFAKECAVVTHSRLKIDEQGQLIPDPESKLEENLIVRPTSETIIWDAFSRWIQSWRDLPILINQWANVVRWEMRTRLFLRTMEFLWQEGHTAHATREEAIEEALRILDIYTTFAEEYMAMPVIQGVKTPSERFAGAVDTYCIEALMQDGRALQAGTSHFLGQNFAKAFDCKFQNKNNELEYVWATSWGVSTRLIGALVMTHSDDQGLVLPPRLAPTQVVIIPIFRNDVEKSAVLEQAGRIERELKDAGFTVKLDARETHRPGWKFNEYEVQGVPVRVAIGPRDVEQGTVELARRDTRTKETVPQEGLAERVRTLLEDIQQNLLARARAFRDEMTTRVDTYEEFKEVLEEKGGFILAHWDGTPETEARIKEETRATIRCIPLDRDAEALGTREEGRDMLTGKPSKQRVVFAKAY from the coding sequence ATGGCTGACGTCATCACACCGCGCTCGGTCGACTACGCCCAGTGGTACGTCGATGTCGTGCGGGCGGCCAAGCTGGCCGACTACTCGCCCGTGCGGGGCTGCATGATCATCCTTCCCAACGGCTATGCGCTCTGGGAGAACATGCGGGCCGTACTCGACCGCATGTTCAAAGAAACCGGCCACGAAAACGCCTATTTCCCGCTGTTCATCCCGCAATCGTTTCTGGCGAAAGAGGCCGAGCACGTCGAAGGCTTCGCCAAGGAGTGCGCCGTGGTGACGCACTCCCGGCTGAAGATCGACGAACAGGGTCAGCTCATTCCCGATCCGGAATCGAAGCTCGAAGAAAACCTGATCGTCCGTCCCACCAGCGAGACGATCATCTGGGACGCGTTCAGCCGCTGGATTCAGTCGTGGCGCGACCTGCCCATCCTGATCAACCAGTGGGCGAACGTGGTGCGCTGGGAAATGCGCACGCGGCTGTTCCTGCGCACCATGGAATTCCTCTGGCAGGAAGGTCACACGGCCCACGCCACCCGGGAGGAGGCCATCGAGGAGGCGCTGCGCATTCTGGACATCTACACGACGTTCGCCGAAGAGTACATGGCCATGCCGGTCATTCAGGGCGTCAAGACGCCCAGCGAGCGCTTTGCCGGTGCGGTCGATACTTATTGCATCGAGGCGCTCATGCAGGACGGCCGGGCGCTGCAGGCCGGCACCAGCCACTTCCTGGGCCAGAACTTCGCAAAAGCGTTCGACTGCAAGTTTCAGAACAAAAACAACGAACTCGAATACGTCTGGGCCACCTCGTGGGGCGTTTCGACGCGCCTGATCGGGGCGCTGGTCATGACGCATTCGGACGATCAGGGGCTGGTCCTGCCGCCGCGTCTGGCGCCCACCCAGGTGGTGATCATCCCCATCTTCCGCAACGACGTTGAAAAGTCGGCCGTACTGGAGCAGGCCGGGCGCATCGAGCGCGAGCTGAAAGATGCCGGCTTCACGGTCAAGCTCGACGCACGCGAGACGCACCGGCCCGGCTGGAAGTTCAACGAATACGAGGTGCAGGGCGTCCCGGTGCGCGTGGCCATCGGTCCCCGCGACGTCGAGCAGGGCACGGTCGAACTGGCCCGCCGCGACACACGCACCAAGGAGACGGTGCCACAGGAGGGCCTGGCCGAGCGCGTGCGCACGCTGCTCGAAGACATCCAGCAGAACCTGCTGGCGCGGGCCCGCGCCTTCCGCGACGAGATGACCACGCGCGTCGACACCTACGAGGAATTCAAGGAGGTGCTGGAAGAAAAGGGCGGCTTCATCCTGGCCCACTGGGACGGCACGCCGGAAACCGAAGCGCGCATCAAGGAAGAAACCAGGGCGACCATTCGCTGCATCCCGCTCGATCGCGATGCCGAAGCGCTCGGCACGCGCGAGGAAGGCCGCGACATGCTGACCGGCAAGCCGTCCAAACAGCGCGTGGTTTTTGCCAAGGCCTATTGA
- a CDS encoding TonB-dependent receptor encodes MVRLFAFLLGLIPAAALAQGWGRVAGRVTDAETGAPLAAVTVLVDGTNYGTATDEAGRYQLRLPAGRYVLRFSAIGYATRRDSVTIVRDETTWLDVALAVEVVELEDVTVEARAAETEAGVFTIDPETAQRIPAPLSSGFRALKVLPGVVSNNELSYQYSVRGGGYNENLVFIDGFEVYLPFRAQKGEQEGLGLLNLALAEQVTLYAGGFPARYGGKLSSALEVRYRRPYQEPLRGSATLSLLDAGLAAGSSALDGKIGWMLGVRKARARRFFSTQELKGNYQPDYTDLQGTLTFRPSARHTIELLGIAAHHDFLLDPGTRKTYFGTVSFDPTKPSDLESIWLSYEGEERAGFRTYFGGARLSSWLGPGVRLSHEAAYFETVESESRDVSANAVLYQVDPGSGEHVPEGAARQQDLADNQVRVQTWTAAQRWQFYPHRHAIEAGAYVRHLVFTDRLDELSAAVGADPSGQGLLRVVLDSLNARARLGTWQAGGYVQDAIELLPENRLLVTVGARLDYFDFNGEWTVSPRLSVRYRASDVLTLTGAWGIYYQPPSYQELRGQPNPEQPLRDQLNRNLKAQRAHLVVAGAEYFLPRKRLYLRAEAYWKDLDRLISYEVENVHLEYSGFNDSYGYAYGLDLQVRGEFVPGVESWVNYGFLVTREHFLPAYENDYNRGWRPRPTDQRHTLSLFVQDYVPGDPTWKLHLRILFGSGLPYTPPVPGRRVGTYVAQVPGPRMSARYPEYRRVDMGATKELELTRLPDGRPVYLELSGELLNVFDMTNTVDYTWIPGQNGIWKRIPTRLTPRTFNLRLRVRF; translated from the coding sequence ATGGTTCGTCTGTTTGCTTTTCTTCTGGGGCTCATTCCGGCGGCCGCACTGGCGCAGGGCTGGGGCCGTGTGGCCGGACGTGTCACCGATGCCGAGACGGGCGCGCCGCTGGCCGCCGTGACCGTGCTCGTCGACGGTACCAACTACGGCACAGCCACCGACGAAGCCGGCCGCTACCAGCTCCGCCTGCCGGCCGGACGCTACGTGCTCCGCTTTTCGGCCATCGGCTACGCCACGCGGCGCGACTCGGTGACGATCGTGCGCGACGAGACGACCTGGCTCGACGTGGCCCTGGCCGTCGAAGTCGTCGAACTGGAAGACGTGACCGTCGAGGCGCGGGCCGCCGAGACCGAAGCGGGCGTCTTTACCATCGATCCGGAAACCGCCCAGCGCATTCCGGCTCCGCTCAGCAGCGGTTTCCGGGCGCTGAAGGTGCTACCCGGCGTCGTCTCCAACAACGAACTCTCCTACCAGTACTCGGTCCGGGGCGGCGGCTACAACGAAAACCTGGTCTTTATCGACGGCTTCGAGGTGTACCTGCCCTTCCGCGCCCAGAAGGGCGAGCAGGAAGGGCTGGGCCTGCTGAATCTGGCACTGGCCGAACAGGTGACGCTCTATGCGGGGGGCTTTCCGGCTCGATACGGCGGCAAGCTCTCCTCGGCGCTGGAAGTGCGCTACCGGCGTCCCTATCAGGAGCCACTGCGCGGCTCGGCCACGCTCTCGCTGCTCGATGCCGGGCTGGCGGCCGGCTCCTCGGCACTTGACGGCAAGATCGGCTGGATGCTCGGTGTCCGAAAGGCGCGCGCCCGCCGCTTTTTCAGCACCCAGGAACTCAAGGGCAACTACCAGCCGGATTACACCGACCTTCAGGGTACGCTGACCTTCCGCCCCTCCGCCCGCCATACGATCGAGCTGCTCGGCATCGCGGCCCACCACGACTTCCTGCTCGATCCCGGCACACGCAAGACCTACTTCGGCACGGTCAGTTTCGACCCGACGAAACCGTCCGATCTGGAATCCATCTGGCTGAGCTACGAAGGTGAGGAACGTGCGGGCTTCCGGACGTATTTCGGCGGCGCGCGCCTGTCGAGCTGGCTGGGGCCGGGCGTGCGGCTCTCGCACGAAGCCGCCTACTTTGAAACCGTGGAAAGTGAATCCCGTGACGTCAGCGCCAATGCGGTGCTCTACCAGGTGGACCCCGGCAGCGGCGAGCATGTGCCCGAGGGGGCTGCGCGTCAGCAGGACCTGGCCGACAACCAGGTGCGCGTGCAGACCTGGACGGCCGCCCAGCGCTGGCAGTTTTACCCGCACCGTCACGCAATCGAGGCGGGCGCTTACGTGCGCCACCTGGTCTTTACCGACCGACTCGACGAACTCTCGGCGGCCGTCGGCGCCGATCCGTCCGGCCAGGGGCTGCTGCGCGTGGTGCTCGACAGCCTCAATGCTCGCGCCCGCCTCGGCACCTGGCAGGCCGGCGGCTACGTGCAGGACGCCATCGAACTTTTACCTGAAAACCGCCTGCTCGTCACGGTGGGCGCCCGCCTGGACTATTTCGACTTCAACGGCGAGTGGACCGTCTCGCCCCGCCTGTCGGTTCGCTACAGAGCCTCCGACGTACTCACGCTCACCGGCGCCTGGGGCATCTACTACCAGCCGCCCTCCTACCAGGAGCTGCGCGGCCAGCCCAACCCGGAGCAGCCCCTGCGCGACCAGCTCAACCGCAACCTGAAGGCCCAGCGGGCGCACCTCGTGGTGGCCGGCGCCGAGTACTTTCTGCCTCGCAAGCGGCTCTACCTTCGCGCCGAAGCCTACTGGAAGGACCTGGACCGCCTGATCTCCTACGAAGTCGAAAACGTACACCTGGAGTACAGCGGCTTCAACGACAGCTACGGCTACGCCTACGGGCTCGATCTGCAGGTGCGCGGCGAGTTTGTGCCCGGCGTCGAAAGCTGGGTGAACTACGGTTTCCTCGTCACGCGCGAGCACTTCCTGCCGGCCTACGAGAACGACTACAACCGGGGCTGGCGGCCGCGCCCCACCGACCAGCGACATACGCTGTCGCTGTTCGTGCAGGACTATGTGCCGGGCGATCCGACCTGGAAGCTGCACCTGCGCATTCTGTTCGGAAGCGGCCTGCCCTACACGCCCCCGGTACCCGGCCGCCGCGTGGGCACCTACGTGGCTCAGGTGCCCGGCCCCCGCATGTCGGCCCGCTACCCGGAATACCGGCGCGTAGACATGGGCGCCACCAAAGAACTGGAGCTGACCCGCCTGCCCGACGGAAGGCCGGTCTATCTGGAGCTGAGCGGCGAACTGCTCAACGTGTTCGACATGACGAACACGGTCGATTACACCTGGATTCCCGGCCAGAACGGCATCTGGAAACGCATTCCCACCCGCCTCACGCCCCGCACGTTCAACCTCCGCCTCCGCGTCCGTTTCTGA
- a CDS encoding SMP-30/gluconolactonase/LRE family protein: MKRLPETIQTAAMSREIATLLVLLSACQLAPSPVVTHWTLTPVWEVSDSLARPESALFDSVANVIYVSNINGGPTEKDGNGYISRIAPDGVLLQARWVTGLHAPKGMALSRGRLYVADIDTLVEIDPATGQITARYGAPGARFLNDVTADTAGNVYVSDSQTHRIYRLQGDSLTVWLDSPLLRSPNGIYALPDYLVVAAADSSAARPGGVRYLHAVAYADRTPRPLGAVRPLGGIDGVEPADGGFFLSDWGAARVFFYDPTIDSLQVLVEVSQGTADFDYVPEQQRLYLPVMMSDRLIAYEVRREE; this comes from the coding sequence TTGAAGCGGCTACCGGAAACGATCCAGACGGCCGCCATGTCCCGGGAAATTGCCACCCTGCTGGTTCTGCTGAGTGCCTGCCAGCTGGCACCTTCGCCCGTGGTGACACACTGGACGCTGACGCCGGTCTGGGAGGTGAGCGACAGCCTGGCCCGACCCGAATCGGCCCTGTTCGATTCGGTTGCGAACGTGATCTATGTGTCGAACATCAACGGCGGGCCGACGGAAAAGGACGGCAACGGCTACATCAGTCGCATTGCACCCGACGGGGTACTGTTGCAGGCCCGCTGGGTGACCGGCCTGCATGCGCCCAAGGGTATGGCGCTCAGCCGGGGACGGCTCTATGTGGCCGACATCGATACGCTCGTCGAAATCGATCCGGCCACCGGACAGATCACCGCCCGCTACGGGGCACCGGGCGCACGCTTCCTGAACGACGTGACGGCCGACACGGCCGGCAACGTGTACGTCTCCGATTCCCAGACGCACCGCATCTACCGGCTGCAGGGCGACTCGCTGACGGTCTGGCTCGATTCGCCGCTGCTTCGCTCGCCGAACGGCATCTACGCGCTGCCGGACTATCTGGTGGTGGCCGCGGCCGACAGCAGTGCTGCCCGTCCGGGAGGTGTGCGCTACCTGCACGCCGTCGCCTATGCGGATCGTACACCGCGTCCACTGGGCGCCGTGCGGCCACTGGGTGGGATCGACGGCGTGGAACCGGCCGACGGCGGCTTTTTCCTGTCGGACTGGGGCGCGGCCCGCGTCTTTTTCTACGACCCCACGATCGACTCGCTGCAGGTGCTCGTCGAGGTCAGCCAGGGCACGGCCGACTTCGACTACGTGCCGGAGCAGCAGCGCCTCTACCTGCCTGTGATGATGTCCGACCGCCTGATTGCCTACGAGGTGCGCCGCGAGGAGTAG
- a CDS encoding glycosyltransferase family 2 protein, protein MSLPVTAVVVNYQTPELLEVAVRSFRHYYPDVSLLIVDNGSRDHSRTVIEQLLTEGEGTTRALWLPENIYHGPAMHRAMETVSTPYVYFFDSDTETRRGGFLEPMIAALEADPMAYGAGRVVEVDRRRGFRKPGGMPVLTTPHMLLRRDFYFRLPPFIHHGLPTIRNFRAAEQAGYRLISFPIETYVHHLGRGTAARYGYGLGWRARLEYLLHRLGL, encoded by the coding sequence ATGTCGCTGCCCGTTACGGCCGTCGTCGTCAACTACCAGACGCCCGAGCTGCTGGAAGTGGCCGTGCGTTCCTTCCGGCACTACTACCCGGACGTATCGCTGCTGATCGTCGATAACGGCTCCCGGGATCACTCCCGCACGGTCATCGAGCAGCTCCTGACCGAAGGGGAAGGGACGACGCGGGCGCTCTGGCTGCCCGAAAACATCTATCACGGCCCGGCCATGCATCGGGCCATGGAGACGGTCTCGACACCCTACGTGTACTTTTTCGACAGCGACACGGAGACGCGGCGGGGCGGCTTTCTGGAACCGATGATCGCGGCGCTGGAGGCCGATCCGATGGCTTATGGGGCCGGTCGCGTCGTCGAGGTGGATCGGCGCCGGGGCTTCCGGAAGCCGGGAGGAATGCCCGTGCTCACCACCCCGCACATGCTGCTGCGTCGCGACTTCTACTTCCGACTGCCGCCGTTCATCCACCACGGCCTTCCGACGATTCGAAACTTTCGGGCGGCCGAACAGGCCGGTTATCGGCTGATTTCGTTTCCAATCGAAACCTACGTGCATCATCTGGGACGTGGCACGGCCGCCCGCTACGGCTACGGTCTGGGCTGGCGGGCTCGCCTGGAGTATCTGCTGCATCGGCTGGGACTTTGA